The sequence below is a genomic window from Labilibaculum sp. DW002.
AATTTTCTATATAGGGAGTAGAAATAGAAAGATTGAACTTTTAACTTAGGTGTTAGAAAGCTTAATTTTGCAAATCTCCTATTTGTTGTATATTTGAGAATCAATAACCCCTTCTTGATGACACTACAACTACTACAAGCCAAGTCTTATTTAACTTTATTATTGCTGTTTTTTTCTACAGTATTGACAGCGCAGTATAATTTTACTCAAATTACCAAAGATCATGGATTGCCTCACAACAATATTGAGTGTATTCTGCAAACCGAAACAGGTTTTATGTGGTTTGGTACAAGAGATGGTTTGTGTCGTTTCGATGGTTATGAAATAAAAGTGTTTAGAAATACGTCTAATCCCAATTCTATCTCAGGAAATAGAATTTTGTCATTGGCAGAAGATGACAATGGCTTTATTTGGGTAGGAACTTATAAAAATGGAGTAAACCGCTTCGATCCAAGGACCAATGAGTTTATTCAGTACGGATTAAAAGATGGTATTGGTGAGCAGGTTTATACTTTAAAAAAATTAAAGGATGGAACCATATGTGTTGGAAGCAACAATGGGCTAGCCTTATTCAATAATGGTTCTTTTACTGTATTTCTCCCCAATAGTACTACTGAAGGGATTAATTCTTTCCAGGTAAGTGATATTTTGGAAACGCATAATGGTGAACTGTATGTTGCCACTTGGGAGAATGATATTCAGAAATTCGATATTAAAAAAGCTTCTTTTGAATCTATAAAATACATTCAACGCAACGAAACAAGCAATTACCGCAAAAGATTGTTAGAGGATCAGTTGGGTAATATTTGGATATCTGCTAGTCAACATGGCTTATATAAATATAATCGCAAAACCAATAAAGCTCAATTATACAACAAGCAGAAAAATGGTCTGAGTACCGAAATGTTGACGGGAGCAATGGTAATGAATTCGGATGGTAAAATTTGGATTGCAACTGATGGCGATGGAATCAATATTATCGATCCAAGCAATAACACATTTGAGTACATAAAGGCTGGTAATGGAGAGTTTGAACTTTCGAGCAATCAGGTTTATTCACTTGTGAAGGACAAAAAGGGGAGAATTTGGGTTGGAACATTCGATAAGGGTATTGCATACTATGATCCGTTTTTGAAAAAGTTTACCAATAGAGAACTTCCTAAAATTGTTCAAGATTTTTTCAAAGGAAAATCTGTTCTGTGTCTCCTGCAAGATTCAAAAGATAACATTTGGATTGGAACAGATGGATCGGGTTTACACCGTTTTGATAAAGACAGACAGTTTCTTCATTTTTATAATGAAAGCGATAATGATAGAAGTGTTTCGGGCAATGTTATTACTAGTTTAGGGGAGGATCAGAATGGAAATATATTAATCGGAACTTACAATGCTGGTTTAAATATTTTCGATTATTCTAGTAATTCATTTAGACATTACCATCAGAACCATGAGGACAATAAGGCTATTCATTCCGAGAATGTTTGGACTATACTCTCCGATAGCAAAGGCACAAATTGGCTGGGATTATTGGGTGGTGGTGTAGATATTTTTGATGCCTCAAGTGGCAATTTTAAAAATATCGGTCCTTACTCAAATGAATTAATAAAAGTTGGGCACGCAAATGTAATGTCTATTCTTGAAGATTCGGATGGTGACATTTGGTTTGGTACTGAAGGTGCAGGAGTTTTTGTATACGATAAACAAGTGGGAAGAGTTCTTCGAATCTCTTCAAAAAATACATTCACTACGAATGGAATTATCAAGGCATTGTTTCAGGACAGCTGGGGAAAGATTTGGATCGGAACGGAAGGAAATGGCTTGTACAGATACGATAAAAAGGAGAAGGAATTTGTACAATTCACAACAGAAAATGGTTTGCCTGGCATGATTGTGTTGGGTGTTTTGGAGGATAATCAGGAAGGAATTTGGATAACTACTTACGATGGCATAGCTATTTTTAAAAAAGGGGAGAATGAGTTTTTATCTTTCAATAGTTCCGATGGTTTGTCTTCAAATGAGTTTAATGCACAGGCATTTATTCAATTAATAGATGGATCGTTCTTAGCAGGATCAACAAATGGATTGGATCGTTTTAATCCGTTAGATCTAACTTTTAATAAGGAGGTGCCACCTGTTTATTTTACTCAGCTTAAAATTTTGAATCAAGAAGTTCTTCCTGGCGATACCATTAACAGAGAAGTAAAACTTAAAAAGGATATTTCTTATACTGACGAAATTGAGTTAAATTATTCAGATAAAGTGTTTTCTCTAGAATTTGCAGCTTTGAATTATACACATCCGCAAAAATGTCAATACCAATATAAATTAGAAGGATTTGATGACAATTGGTATTTTTCGGATTCTGATCATCGTTTTGTGTCCTATACAAACCTTAAGAATGGAATGTATTCTTTAAAAGTGAAAGCTTCGAATAACGATAATGTTTTTGGGGATAATATTACAGAACTTAGAATAAGGGTTCTGCCTCCATATTGGAAAACATGGTGGTTCATTAGTCTTATCGTTTTGCTAATTGCCATTCTTACTTATGCTGTGTATGCCTATAGAGTGCAAATGATGAAAAGTAAATTCTTAAGAGAGCAAGCACTAAATCAAAAGAAGATTGCCGAACTGGAAATGGACAAGTCCGAATCGGAACTGCAAAAATTGACATATCATACCATCAATCGCAATAGAGTGTTGCTTGAATACAAAAATAAAATGGTAACGCTTTCTACGAAAGCAATGCCAGCTGTGAAAAAAGGTTTGCAATTTGTAATCGATGAAATCGACAAAGAAATAAACGACGATAAGGAATGGAAATATCTGGAACCTCGTTTAGATAAGATGTACAATGAATTCATTACAAAGTTGCGTGAAAAACATCCTTCCCTTAGTTTATCTGAAATAAAGGTGGCTTCCTATGTTCGAATGAATCTTACTTCGAAAGAGATTGCAGAGTTTATGCATAAAACTACTCGAGCCATAGAAAATGATCGCTACCGATTAAGAAAGAAATTGGAACTTGATTCTAATGATTCGCTCCAAAAATACCTGATGGACATCTAATAAATGGTCAAAAGTACGGTCTTAAGGACTCATTTACTAGAAAAATATTGATTCCATAATGGTTTCATAATCAGTATTGAGTAGTGACTTGAGAGGTTTTGAGTAGTGTCTGAAAACGATTGAGGAGTATTTGAGTGGATACAATTTAATGTTTGGGGAACGCACATACATATATTTGCGTTAAACCCAAACAAAAATTAATCATGTCCACTTCAACTTTCAAACAAGTCTTTGCTACTACAATTCTGCTGTGCTTGTTTTTTTTATTCCCTTCTGTAACCTTAAAAGCACAAGGATATCTTCATGTTGATGGTAAAAGCATAGTAGATGGTAATGGTGAGAATTTTATTATTCGAAGTATCGGAACCGGAAACTGGATGTTGCAGGAAGGTTATATGATGCAGAGTGCTGATGTAGCAGGTACTCAACATGAATTCAGAAAGAAATTAGAAGAAACCATAGGAGAAACAAGAACTGAAGAGTTTTATGAAGCTTGGCTGGCTAATCACTTCAGAAAAATTGATGTTGATTCAATGGCTGCATGGGGCTTTAATTCGCTTAGAGTCGCCATGCATTACAAATGGTTTACTCCGCCAATTGAAGAAGAACCTGTTCAGGGAGAAATTACCTGGAAAGATAAAGGATTTGACATGATAGATGATCTTTTATCGTGGTGTGAGGAGAATCAAATGTATCTGATTTTGGATTTACATGGAGCTCCTGGTGGTCAGGGTGCCAATGCGGATATTTCTGATTATGATGATACAAAACCAAGCCTTTGGGAGGACGATTTAAATAAAGATAAAGCAGTTGCACTTTGGCGAAATCTCGCTGAGCGATATGGCGATTCTCCATGGATTGGTGGTTACGATCTGATCAATGAAATTAATTGGACCTTTCCTGAAGGAAACAATTCACAAATTAGAGAATTATACGGTAGAATTACCGATACCATTAGAGCTGTAGATCCAAATCACATCATATTTATTGAAGGTAATTCATGGGCTAATGATTTTTCTGGTCTAACGCCAGCATGGGACGACAATATGGCATACAGTTTCCACAAGTATTGGAATTACAATGATGCAAATGCCTTAAAATGGATTACTGATTTTAGAGATGAGCACAATCGGCCTATCTGGCTAGGTGAAACGGGAGAAAACTCGAACACTTGGTTTGCAAATTTGGTTGCTTTATCGGAAGATAATAATGTAGGTTGGTCATGGTGGCCAGTAAAAAAATCTGGTATCAACAATGTTCTTAAAGTAGAGACCAATGCTGATTATACCCAATTGATTGAAATGTGGAAAGGCAATGCGAGTATGACTTCGGATGAGGCCTATAATGCAGTGATGACCTTTGCTGATAATCACAGATTTGAGAATTGTACCATACAAAGAGATGTGATCGATGCATTAATTCGTCAGCCTCATTCTACAGAAACACTTCCTTTTAAAGAGCATTCAACAGGTGAGAATATTTTTGCCGTTGATTATGACTTAGGAAGAAACGATTACGCCTATTTTGATGTTGATACAGCCAATTATCACCTGAATACGAATGAATTCAAGGCATGGAATATAGGATGGGAATATCGTAATGATGGTGTTGATATTGAAAAATGTAGTGACACTGAAGCTACAAATGGATACAATGTTGGTTGGGTAGAAAAAGGGGAATGGTTGCAGTATACGATTCAATCTCAGGCTCTAGCTACATATCGACTTGAATTGCGTACAGCCAGCGAAAGTAATGCAAATATACATATCGAAGTGAATGGAAAGCGAGTATCCGATGTATTCGAGGTGTCATCTACCGGAGGCTGGAAAGCTTTTGCGACCACAAGTATTGAGAATATCATCTTGCCTGAAGGAGAAATTAAACTAAGGTTGGTTTTTGATGGCGGTACTTTAAATGTAAACTATTTCACTTTGATTGAGACCGGCAGTGTGTCAGAGGTACCATTCGAACTTCTTAAAGCTAGTTCTGAAAAAATTGATAACGAAATCTATCTTGACTTTAACAAGTCAGTTACATCACAGGAAAATGAGATCAATAGTAACGAGTTTGAGTTAAAAGTTGATGGTACGAATATCGATATTTCTGATTTATACCTTAACGAAGAGAACAATCAACAGATCATATTGATCACCAACGAGAATTTGTTTTACAATCACAACATTACCATTTCTTATAATGGCAACAGTATTAAGTCAGACGAACAGGAGCTAGAGAATTTTTCTGATGTAAGTGTTAAAAATAACTTTTACCGCCATTATGAAGTTCCAGGAAAAATTCAAGCAGAGAATTTCATAACAAATAAAGGATTCGAAATAGAAAATTGTACCGATGCTGGTGGTGGTGAAAATACCGCTTATGCTTCCGATGGAGATTATTTAGAATATCTGCTGTTTGTTCCTGAAGCTGGAACGTTTAATATGGAATTTAGAGTTGCCACAGAAAAAAGTGCTAAAATTCAAGTAATGAATTCGGAAGATGGAGAGATGGTAAACAATGAAAGCATATCATTCGGAAGCACTAATGGATGGCAGTCATGGCAAACAAAATCAATCAGTGTTGATTTACCACAAGGGAAAACTGTTTTAAGACTTGTTTCTGAATCTGGGGAACACAATTTAAATTGGATAGCTTTTGGTATTCCAACAGGAATAGGGGATGATATTCTGAATATGAAGATGAAAGTTTATCCTAATCCAACTTCCGACCTACTAAAAATTGACTTTGAAGGTTTCTCACAAAAAGAAATCAAGCTATTTAATATGAGAGGAGCACAAGTTGTGTCTGAATCAGTTTCGTCTCAAAGTACATCAATAGATGTTAAACCATTTCCTTCGGGTACCTATTTACTAAATGTTAGTAGCGATGAATCAAATCAAACCATAAAGGTGATGATTGTTAGATAGTACCCAAACCATTTAGAAACTAACACTGGATTTGTAACCTAATACGAATCATTTTATATAAATCTTAACTAATAATCTATGAAAAAAACAGTCTTGTTTTTAATTCTGGCTATGTTTTGCCTTCAAACATTTGCACAGAAACATTTCGTGAATGGTATTGTGCGATCTTCGGAAGATGGCGTGTCATTGCCTTTTGCATCGGTAGTGATAAAAGGCACTACTATTGGTACTTCTACAGATTTTGATGGGAAATTTATTATTGAAGTATCTAAAGAAGATGTATTGGTATTTTCTCTTATCGGTTTTTCAACTCAGGAAATTCTTGTGGGTGATAAAACTGAAATTAATGTAATTCTAAAAACTGAAGCTACTGGATTGGATGAAGTTGTGGTTGTCGGTTATGGCGTGCAGAAAAAAAGCGTTGTAACTGCTTCTATTGCAAAAGTGTCATCCGAAGATTTGGATAATATAGCTCCTGTTCGCATTGACAATGCACTAAAAGGTTTGGCTTCAGGAGTTACTGTTACTTCTACTTCAGGTCAGCCGGGGGCTTCTTCACAAGTACGTATTCGTGGTATCGGTACAATTAACAATAGTGATCCACTTTATATTGTGGATGGAATGCCAATTGGAGGAGGAATAGATTATTTAAATCCAAGTGATATCCAGTCTGTTGAGGTTCTTAAAGATGCTGCATCGGGTGCAGTATATGGAGCTCGTGCTGCCAATGGAGTTATTCTGATAACAACAAAAAATGGGAGTAAAGGGAAATTATCTGTAAACTATAATTTCTCAAAAGGTTTGCAAAGTAAGTGGAACAAAAGAGATGTATTAAATGCCCAACAATATGCTTTATTGATTAATGAAGGATTGGTAAATTCGGGAGAAGAGAAAAGATATGATGATCCTTATGCTTTGGGTAAAGGAACAGATTGGCAAGATGAGGTTTTTTATGACAATGCTCCTGTTGAAAACCACCAATTGAGTGTTAGTGGTGGTTCTGATAAAGTTCTATACTATTTCTCTGCTGGATATTATAAGCAGGATGGTATTGTGGGTGGAAATTTCGATCGTTCTAATTATGAGAGAATTTCATTAAGATCAAATACAACCTATAATCTTTTGGATAATAAGGACCGTAACTTTTTAAATAAATTCACAGCTGGGGTTAATATTGCCTACACAAGAATTAATTCTAAAGGTATTGGAACAAACTCAGAGTATGGTTCTGCTCTTGGCGGCGCAATCTCATTTTCGCCATTGTTAGGTTTATATGAAGAAGATCAGGCTGCTGCCGCTGCCCTTCATCCAACAGCTGTTCGTGACTCAAAGAATGGGTTGATTTATACAATTGCAGGTGACGATTATAATGAAATTACAAACCCGGTAGCTCAGCTTGCTTTGCCAGGTGGCGAGGATAATTCAGACAAGTTTGTGTCTTCTTTTTGGGGTGAATTAAATATCTGGGATAATTTAAAGATTCGCTCTTCATTTGGTACTGATTTAGCTTTCTGGGGAAATGATGGTTGGACTCCTGAATATTACTTAGGAAAATCTTCTTATGTTGATGATTCAAAAGTGTGGTCAAGTATGAATCGAGGATTTACTTGGCAGGTCGAAAACATCTTAACATACGAGAAGAGCATTAACGAAAAGCATAATTTCAACATCATGTTGGGGCAATCTGCGAAAAAAACTACGGGTCGTAGTTTAAGCGGAAGCAATAAGTTTATGGTTGAAGAGAATGGTGATAAAGCCAATATTGATTTCACTACAGGTACAGCTGCAAATGGAGATCAAACTGCTGGTGGTGGAGCTTGGAGCCCGCATACATTATCATCTATTTTTGCTCGACTAAGCTATAACTTTTCAGAGAAGTACATGTTCCAGGCTACGATTCGTAGAGATGGTTCATCGAACTTTGGTCCAGGAAAAAAATACGGTACTTTCTCATCGTTTTCTTTCGGATGGAATATTACAAAAGAGGCATTCATGGAGTCTCGTCCAGAGTGGTTTACTTCTTCAAAGTTGAGAGCTTCGTGGGGTAAAAACGGTAATGAAAATATTGGCGCTTTTGGTTATACTGCTCTTACTTCTACAGGAAATAACTACGCATTCGGACCTGGCGATGGAACATTAGTAAACGGAACTAAAGCATCAGGTTTGGCTAATACTTTATTGGCGTGGGAAGAATCAGAGCAAACTGACATAGGTCTTGATTTTGGTTTCCTAGATAATGCATTGACTTTTACTGTTGATTACTATGATAAAAAAACCAATGGTATGTTGATGACCATGGCTATCCCTTCTTATGTTGGTGAATCAAAACCAACTGGTAATGTTGGAGACATGAAAAACTGGGGTGTTGAATTCGATTTGGGATACAGATTTAAGATTGGTGATTTAAACTTTAAGCTTAGTGGTAATGCTTCATATCTGGAAAACGAATTGGTTAATCTGGGTAATGCGGATGGTTTTGCCAACTATGATGGTTATGCGAATGTGGGAACAATTTCAAGAGCTGAAAATGGTATGCCATTTCCTTTCTTTTACGGTTATAAAACAGACGGGATCTTTCAAAACGCTTCAGAAGTTAATGCACATGTTAACAATGAAGGTGGTTTAATACAGGGGGATGCTGTTCCTGGTGATGTAAGGTTTGTGGATATTAATGGCGATGGGACCATTACTGATGAAGATCGTACCAAGATTGGTAAAGGTATGCCGGATTGGACTTATGGTTTAAATATAGGTATTGATTACAAAGGCTTTGATTTTAGCATGATGTTGCAAGGTACTGTTGGGAATGATATTTATGATGCTACAAGACGTACAGACTTACGTTACATCAATTTACCTGCATATATGCTAGATCGTTGGACAGGAGAAGGTACATCTAATACAATTCCACGTTTTTCATTCTCAGACAATAATGGCAATTGGTTGTCATCTGACCTATACGTTAAAGAAGGGGATTATATGCGTGTTAAGAATGTAACCTTAGGTTATACTTTACCAAAAAATCTCGTTAATAAAGCATTTGTGAAGAGTTTGCGTTTTTACGTTTCTGCTGAAAACCTTTTCACTTTCACAAAGTATGAAGGTTTTGATCCAGAAATCTCTTCAGGAGGAACTTCTCTTGGAATTGATCGTGGTATTTACCCACAGGCAAGAACATATACAGTTGGTGTAAACCTGTCTTTTTAACGACTTAAAACATAAAGAAATGAAGAATAAATATATTTTAA
It includes:
- a CDS encoding SusC/RagA family TonB-linked outer membrane protein, which encodes MKKTVLFLILAMFCLQTFAQKHFVNGIVRSSEDGVSLPFASVVIKGTTIGTSTDFDGKFIIEVSKEDVLVFSLIGFSTQEILVGDKTEINVILKTEATGLDEVVVVGYGVQKKSVVTASIAKVSSEDLDNIAPVRIDNALKGLASGVTVTSTSGQPGASSQVRIRGIGTINNSDPLYIVDGMPIGGGIDYLNPSDIQSVEVLKDAASGAVYGARAANGVILITTKNGSKGKLSVNYNFSKGLQSKWNKRDVLNAQQYALLINEGLVNSGEEKRYDDPYALGKGTDWQDEVFYDNAPVENHQLSVSGGSDKVLYYFSAGYYKQDGIVGGNFDRSNYERISLRSNTTYNLLDNKDRNFLNKFTAGVNIAYTRINSKGIGTNSEYGSALGGAISFSPLLGLYEEDQAAAAALHPTAVRDSKNGLIYTIAGDDYNEITNPVAQLALPGGEDNSDKFVSSFWGELNIWDNLKIRSSFGTDLAFWGNDGWTPEYYLGKSSYVDDSKVWSSMNRGFTWQVENILTYEKSINEKHNFNIMLGQSAKKTTGRSLSGSNKFMVEENGDKANIDFTTGTAANGDQTAGGGAWSPHTLSSIFARLSYNFSEKYMFQATIRRDGSSNFGPGKKYGTFSSFSFGWNITKEAFMESRPEWFTSSKLRASWGKNGNENIGAFGYTALTSTGNNYAFGPGDGTLVNGTKASGLANTLLAWEESEQTDIGLDFGFLDNALTFTVDYYDKKTNGMLMTMAIPSYVGESKPTGNVGDMKNWGVEFDLGYRFKIGDLNFKLSGNASYLENELVNLGNADGFANYDGYANVGTISRAENGMPFPFFYGYKTDGIFQNASEVNAHVNNEGGLIQGDAVPGDVRFVDINGDGTITDEDRTKIGKGMPDWTYGLNIGIDYKGFDFSMMLQGTVGNDIYDATRRTDLRYINLPAYMLDRWTGEGTSNTIPRFSFSDNNGNWLSSDLYVKEGDYMRVKNVTLGYTLPKNLVNKAFVKSLRFYVSAENLFTFTKYEGFDPEISSGGTSLGIDRGIYPQARTYTVGVNLSF
- a CDS encoding carbohydrate-binding protein, producing MSTSTFKQVFATTILLCLFFLFPSVTLKAQGYLHVDGKSIVDGNGENFIIRSIGTGNWMLQEGYMMQSADVAGTQHEFRKKLEETIGETRTEEFYEAWLANHFRKIDVDSMAAWGFNSLRVAMHYKWFTPPIEEEPVQGEITWKDKGFDMIDDLLSWCEENQMYLILDLHGAPGGQGANADISDYDDTKPSLWEDDLNKDKAVALWRNLAERYGDSPWIGGYDLINEINWTFPEGNNSQIRELYGRITDTIRAVDPNHIIFIEGNSWANDFSGLTPAWDDNMAYSFHKYWNYNDANALKWITDFRDEHNRPIWLGETGENSNTWFANLVALSEDNNVGWSWWPVKKSGINNVLKVETNADYTQLIEMWKGNASMTSDEAYNAVMTFADNHRFENCTIQRDVIDALIRQPHSTETLPFKEHSTGENIFAVDYDLGRNDYAYFDVDTANYHLNTNEFKAWNIGWEYRNDGVDIEKCSDTEATNGYNVGWVEKGEWLQYTIQSQALATYRLELRTASESNANIHIEVNGKRVSDVFEVSSTGGWKAFATTSIENIILPEGEIKLRLVFDGGTLNVNYFTLIETGSVSEVPFELLKASSEKIDNEIYLDFNKSVTSQENEINSNEFELKVDGTNIDISDLYLNEENNQQIILITNENLFYNHNITISYNGNSIKSDEQELENFSDVSVKNNFYRHYEVPGKIQAENFITNKGFEIENCTDAGGGENTAYASDGDYLEYLLFVPEAGTFNMEFRVATEKSAKIQVMNSEDGEMVNNESISFGSTNGWQSWQTKSISVDLPQGKTVLRLVSESGEHNLNWIAFGIPTGIGDDILNMKMKVYPNPTSDLLKIDFEGFSQKEIKLFNMRGAQVVSESVSSQSTSIDVKPFPSGTYLLNVSSDESNQTIKVMIVR
- a CDS encoding two-component regulator propeller domain-containing protein; its protein translation is MTLQLLQAKSYLTLLLLFFSTVLTAQYNFTQITKDHGLPHNNIECILQTETGFMWFGTRDGLCRFDGYEIKVFRNTSNPNSISGNRILSLAEDDNGFIWVGTYKNGVNRFDPRTNEFIQYGLKDGIGEQVYTLKKLKDGTICVGSNNGLALFNNGSFTVFLPNSTTEGINSFQVSDILETHNGELYVATWENDIQKFDIKKASFESIKYIQRNETSNYRKRLLEDQLGNIWISASQHGLYKYNRKTNKAQLYNKQKNGLSTEMLTGAMVMNSDGKIWIATDGDGINIIDPSNNTFEYIKAGNGEFELSSNQVYSLVKDKKGRIWVGTFDKGIAYYDPFLKKFTNRELPKIVQDFFKGKSVLCLLQDSKDNIWIGTDGSGLHRFDKDRQFLHFYNESDNDRSVSGNVITSLGEDQNGNILIGTYNAGLNIFDYSSNSFRHYHQNHEDNKAIHSENVWTILSDSKGTNWLGLLGGGVDIFDASSGNFKNIGPYSNELIKVGHANVMSILEDSDGDIWFGTEGAGVFVYDKQVGRVLRISSKNTFTTNGIIKALFQDSWGKIWIGTEGNGLYRYDKKEKEFVQFTTENGLPGMIVLGVLEDNQEGIWITTYDGIAIFKKGENEFLSFNSSDGLSSNEFNAQAFIQLIDGSFLAGSTNGLDRFNPLDLTFNKEVPPVYFTQLKILNQEVLPGDTINREVKLKKDISYTDEIELNYSDKVFSLEFAALNYTHPQKCQYQYKLEGFDDNWYFSDSDHRFVSYTNLKNGMYSLKVKASNNDNVFGDNITELRIRVLPPYWKTWWFISLIVLLIAILTYAVYAYRVQMMKSKFLREQALNQKKIAELEMDKSESELQKLTYHTINRNRVLLEYKNKMVTLSTKAMPAVKKGLQFVIDEIDKEINDDKEWKYLEPRLDKMYNEFITKLREKHPSLSLSEIKVASYVRMNLTSKEIAEFMHKTTRAIENDRYRLRKKLELDSNDSLQKYLMDI